A DNA window from Arachis hypogaea cultivar Tifrunner chromosome 18, arahy.Tifrunner.gnm2.J5K5, whole genome shotgun sequence contains the following coding sequences:
- the LOC112771146 gene encoding uncharacterized protein, with translation MDNGEDNGVNGAGGTTTKEEQEEALVALIEHRTREVKNLRHRLSYYKSQLEEAEKRLQDSETKLARLRGQTNNAVSSRSSLDNGIKTVKVERRSSSPTDRNEDSSKKHHQSKPELLIPAVQPKTSQPTPPRSSTKAAVTSGSEASPSVHSSGSRVKSEISQRPSSEKKSTEDKDRGTKRKFEQKEHKELIPLIRKSASPKLVYCHTSNHISSQHKRKLRSLAYCPVNDNLFVTSALDGGLNLWQIQARGSSASRLSSTDCSSSKQRRWPEDLAWHPDGNRLFAVYSADGGDSQVSVMNLNKGRGGDRVRYLEDKPHVKGIINGIVFPPWEDTCFLTGGSDHAVVLWSEQDGEKWKPKALHRNLHSSAVMGVAGLHHKQIVLSAGADKRIFGFDVRAGRADYRHQVDTKCMSVLPNPCDFNLFMVQTGTHEKQLRLYDIRLRQTELHAFGWKQESSDSQSALINQAWSPDGLYISSGSVDPVIHIFDIRYNANKPSQSIRAHQKRVFKATWLQSMPVLISISSDLNIGLHKIS, from the exons ATGGATAACGGCGAAGATAACGGCGTTAACGGCGCCGGCGGAACCACTACCAAGGAGGAGCAAGAGGAGGCATTGGTAGCTCTCATCGAACACCGTACTCGCGAAGTCAAAAACCTCCGTCACCGCCTCTCCTATTACAAATCgcag CTTGAGGAAGCAGAAAAAAGGCTGCAAGATTCCGAGACAAAATTGGCTCGCCTTCGAGGTCAAACTAATAATGCTGTGTCATCTAGAAGTTCCTTAGACAATGGAATTAAAACTGTGAAGGTAGAACGTAGATCAAGCAGTCCAACAGATAGAAATGAAGATTCTTCCAAAAAACACCATCAATCCAAACCAGAACTTCTTATTCCTGCCGTGCAACCAAAAACTTCGCAACCAACACCGCCAAGATCTTCTACAAAAGCTGCCGTAACTTCTGGTTCTGAAGCAAGTCCATCAGTTCACAGTTCTGGTTCTAGAGTAAAATCTGAAATATCCCAAAGACCTTCTTCTGAGAAGAAGAGTACTGAAGACAAGGACAGAGGGACCAAAAGGAAGTTTG AGCAAaaagaacacaaggaattgatTCCTTTAATACGCAAAAGTGCTTCACCAAAGTTGGTATATTGTCATACAAGCAACCATATCTCAAGTCAACACAAGAGGAAATTGCGGAGTCTTGCTTATTGTCCTGTAAATGATAATCTTTTCGTGACCAG TGCTTTGGATGGAGGGCTCAACTTGTGGCAAATTCAGGCTAGGGG ATCATCAGCCTCCCGACTTAGCTCTACTGATTGTTCATCCTCAAAGCAGCGGAGATGGCCGGAAGATTTAGCCTGGCACCCAGATGGAAACAGGCTATTTGCAGTATACAGCGCCGATGGGGGAGACTCTCAAGTATCAGTTATGAATCTGAATAAAGGTCGAGGG GGAGATCGAGTAAGATACTTAGAGGACAAGCCGCATGTTAAGGGTATTATCAATGGCATTGTTTTTCCTCCCTGGGAAGATACATGTTTCCTAACTGGCGGAAGTGACCATGCTGTTGTGCTTTGGAGCGAACAAGATGGCGAGAAATGGAAGCCAAAAGCGTTGCACAGGAATCTTCATTCTTCTGCTGTCATGGGTGTTGCTGGTCTACATCATAAACAGATTGTGTTGTCTGCTGGTGCCGACAAGAGAATATTCGGGTTTGATGTTCGTGCTGGTAGAGCAGATTACAGGCATCAAGTTGATACTAAATGCATGAGTGTCCTACCCAATCCATGTGACTTCAATTTATTCATGGTTCAAACAGG gactCATGAGAAGCAGCTAAGGTTATATGATATACGACTGAGGCAGACAGAACTTCATGCTTTCGGATGGAAGCAAGAAAGTAGCGATTCTCAATCGGCTCTGATAAATCAAGCTTGGTCTCCTGATGGACTATACATATCATCTGGTTCAGTAGATCCTGTTATCCACATATTCGACATCAGGTACAACGCGAACAAGCCTTCGCAGTCGATAAGAGCGCATCAGAAGCGCGTCTTCAAAGCAACATGGCTTCAGTCAATGCCTGTTCTCATTTCCATATCTTCGGATCTCAACATTGGATTGCACAAAATTTCATAG